The proteins below are encoded in one region of Segatella copri:
- a CDS encoding BamA/TamA family outer membrane protein, with protein sequence MSDMKQQNRLYLIIYVAALLMLSGQLITGCSSTSALKEDEQLFTGLVPIEYKNYEKGAYADSTITEMEYALASAPNGALFGSSYYRTPFPVRLWIWNAFSQSDGALAKWITKVFGSKPKLMANVNPQLRAQVAEHQLDKYGYFNGKVTYDVLTQSNPKKAKVAYQVDFGHLWTLDSMAYLNFPAKSKQFIDASMNKALIRKGSPFNVANMESERQRITRLFRNRGYYFYQNSYASYLADTVNVPGKVQLRLMMADSVDDRATRQWYIGKIHVNFRKQYMEELKDSFVRSYLSFHYNGRKMPIRPGIVLQSLRLRPRELYRVRTEERAKTGLQKMGLFSYSSIQFSPRSVQTLDSLGHVVYRDTLDANIDLVFDKPYDFYVEANARGKTTGRVGPELVVGLTKRNAFHGGEKLTVNLHGSHEWQTVSQAGGGSTRINSYEYGSDVSVEFPRIITPWNMFRTMEQNERRYRAGHMPTKYRGVPTTTIKASMNVLNRASYFRRHVAAGELTYAWSTSYQHQHSFSPLILSYEFMNSRTAAFDSILALHPYLQISMRDQFVPKMSYTYTYRSPRRYRHPITWSTTISEAANILSLGYMAAGKGWNEKDKKMFKNPFAQFLKLETDFVKYWRITQDGTLVGHVNAGIIWSYGNAENAPYYEQFYIGGANSVRAFNVRSIGPGRYQPTNSKYSYIDQTGDIKYLMNLEYRQKVWGNLYGALFLDAGNVWTLRNHEYSSLGKFDVDKFFRQLAVGTGVGVRYDMGMFVIRVDWGIGLHVPYDTGKNGIYNIRRFKDAQSLHFAVGYPF encoded by the coding sequence ATGAGCGATATGAAACAGCAGAACAGGTTATACCTTATTATATATGTGGCAGCATTGCTGATGTTGTCGGGGCAGCTCATAACGGGTTGCTCTTCAACCAGTGCGCTGAAAGAAGACGAGCAGCTGTTTACGGGTCTGGTACCTATTGAGTATAAGAACTACGAGAAGGGAGCTTATGCTGATTCTACCATCACCGAGATGGAGTATGCCCTGGCTTCGGCTCCGAACGGTGCTTTGTTCGGAAGCAGCTATTACCGCACTCCGTTCCCTGTGCGCCTGTGGATATGGAATGCTTTCTCTCAGTCGGATGGAGCACTGGCTAAGTGGATAACCAAAGTATTCGGTTCCAAACCTAAGCTGATGGCGAATGTGAATCCGCAACTCCGTGCCCAGGTAGCCGAGCATCAGCTCGATAAATATGGCTATTTTAACGGTAAGGTGACTTATGATGTGCTGACACAGAGCAATCCGAAGAAGGCGAAGGTCGCCTATCAGGTAGACTTCGGTCATCTCTGGACGCTTGATTCTATGGCTTATCTCAACTTCCCAGCCAAGAGCAAGCAGTTTATAGATGCTTCCATGAACAAGGCGCTCATACGGAAGGGGAGTCCTTTCAATGTCGCCAACATGGAATCGGAACGTCAGCGTATCACCCGTCTGTTCCGCAACAGGGGCTATTATTTCTATCAGAACAGTTATGCTTCTTATCTTGCCGATACCGTGAATGTGCCCGGCAAGGTGCAGTTGCGGCTGATGATGGCAGACAGCGTGGATGATAGGGCTACCCGCCAGTGGTATATCGGAAAGATTCATGTTAATTTCAGAAAGCAGTATATGGAGGAGTTGAAGGATTCCTTTGTGCGCAGCTATCTGAGTTTCCATTATAATGGAAGAAAGATGCCGATACGTCCGGGCATCGTTTTGCAGAGTCTGCGCCTGCGTCCCCGTGAACTGTATCGGGTACGTACCGAGGAGCGTGCCAAGACTGGACTTCAGAAGATGGGACTCTTCAGCTATTCCAGCATCCAGTTCTCTCCCCGTTCGGTGCAGACCCTAGACAGTTTAGGCCATGTAGTATATCGTGATACTTTGGATGCCAATATCGATCTGGTATTCGACAAGCCATACGATTTCTATGTCGAGGCAAATGCCCGCGGCAAAACGACCGGTAGAGTAGGACCGGAGCTGGTAGTGGGTCTTACCAAGCGCAATGCTTTTCATGGAGGCGAAAAACTTACTGTCAACCTGCATGGTTCGCATGAGTGGCAAACCGTCAGTCAGGCTGGCGGAGGTTCAACCCGCATCAATTCCTATGAATACGGATCGGATGTTTCCGTAGAGTTCCCTCGCATCATCACGCCTTGGAATATGTTCAGAACGATGGAGCAGAATGAGCGCAGATACCGTGCCGGGCATATGCCTACCAAATATCGGGGTGTGCCAACTACTACCATCAAGGCTTCGATGAATGTGCTGAACAGAGCCAGCTATTTCCGACGTCATGTGGCAGCGGGCGAGTTAACCTATGCGTGGTCAACCTCTTACCAGCATCAGCATTCTTTCAGTCCGCTGATTCTCTCTTATGAGTTTATGAACAGCCGTACAGCCGCTTTCGATAGCATCCTCGCCCTGCATCCTTATCTTCAGATATCGATGCGCGACCAGTTTGTGCCTAAGATGAGTTACACCTATACTTATCGCAGTCCGCGCCGTTACCGCCATCCTATCACCTGGTCAACCACCATCAGCGAGGCAGCCAATATTCTTTCGCTCGGTTACATGGCGGCCGGAAAGGGATGGAACGAGAAAGACAAGAAGATGTTCAAGAATCCGTTTGCTCAGTTCCTGAAACTGGAGACAGATTTCGTGAAATATTGGCGTATCACCCAGGATGGTACGCTGGTGGGACATGTCAATGCCGGCATTATCTGGAGTTATGGCAATGCCGAGAATGCTCCTTATTATGAGCAGTTCTATATCGGTGGTGCCAACAGTGTGCGAGCCTTTAATGTGCGGAGTATCGGACCGGGCAGATACCAGCCTACCAACAGCAAGTATTCGTATATCGACCAGACGGGCGACATCAAGTATCTGATGAATCTGGAATACCGTCAGAAGGTATGGGGCAATCTCTATGGAGCCCTTTTCCTGGATGCAGGTAATGTGTGGACCTTACGCAACCATGAGTACAGTTCGCTCGGCAAGTTTGATGTAGACAAGTTTTTCCGGCAGCTGGCGGTAGGCACCGGTGTCGGTGTGCGTTATGACATGGGTATGTTTGTGATACGTGTCGACTGGGGTATCGGTCTGCATGTTCCTTACGATACCGGCAAGAATGGCATCTATAACATCCGTCGGTTCAAGGATGCCCAGAGTCTGCATTTCGCTGTGGGTTATCCTTTCTAG
- a CDS encoding nucleotidyltransferase, with product MKPTLLLLAAGMGSRYGGLKQLDGLGPNGETIMDYSIYDAIQAGFGKIVFVIRKDFEDQFREKILSKYEGHIPAELCFQALDDLPEGFSVPEGREKPWGTNHAVLMAKDIIKEPFCVINCDDFYNRDCFMVIGKFLSELPEGSKNRYAMVGFRVGNTLSENGTVARGICSKDADENLTTCVERTEIMRIDSKVSYKDEQGEWVAVGDNTPVSMNVWGFTPDYFQHSEEYFKEFLSDPKNMENKKAEFFIPLMVNKLINEGTATVKVLDTTSKWFGVTYAADRQSVVDKIQHLINEGVYPNKLF from the coding sequence ATGAAACCTACGTTATTGCTTTTGGCTGCCGGTATGGGTAGCCGTTATGGTGGTTTGAAACAGCTTGATGGTCTGGGGCCTAATGGTGAGACTATCATGGACTACAGCATATATGATGCTATTCAGGCTGGTTTCGGAAAGATCGTATTCGTTATTCGCAAGGACTTCGAAGATCAGTTCCGTGAGAAGATTCTTTCAAAGTATGAGGGGCATATTCCTGCAGAACTTTGCTTCCAGGCATTGGATGATCTCCCAGAGGGATTCTCAGTTCCTGAAGGTCGTGAGAAACCATGGGGTACAAACCATGCTGTCCTGATGGCAAAGGATATCATCAAGGAACCTTTCTGCGTAATCAACTGCGATGACTTCTACAACCGCGATTGCTTCATGGTAATCGGCAAGTTCCTCTCTGAACTTCCAGAGGGCAGCAAGAACCGTTACGCCATGGTAGGTTTCCGTGTAGGTAATACCTTGAGTGAGAATGGTACCGTAGCTCGCGGCATCTGCTCTAAGGATGCTGATGAGAACTTGACAACCTGTGTAGAGCGTACCGAGATCATGCGTATCGACAGTAAGGTATCTTACAAGGACGAGCAGGGCGAGTGGGTTGCTGTTGGCGACAATACTCCTGTTTCCATGAACGTTTGGGGCTTCACACCTGATTACTTCCAGCATAGTGAGGAGTACTTCAAGGAGTTCTTGAGTGATCCTAAGAATATGGAAAACAAGAAGGCTGAGTTCTTCATCCCATTGATGGTCAACAAGCTCATCAATGAGGGTACAGCTACCGTTAAGGTGCTCGATACTACCAGCAAGTGGTTTGGTGTAACTTATGCAGCCGACCGCCAGAGTGTTGTTGATAAGATCCAGCATCTTATCAATGAGGGTGTTTATCCTAACAAGCTCTTCTAA
- a CDS encoding bifunctional oligoribonuclease/PAP phosphatase NrnA, whose translation MNINILTDQEAAILRETIAASHRIVVCAHKSPDGDAVGSSLGWAGYLRSLGKKVDICVPDMIPDSISWLPGAAGILRYDRQPELVQRAFDEADLVCCVDFSSEGRLDEMDHVLLGCKTLRVIIDHHLAPNLEAKLLVSQPHASSASDLVFRVVWQLGGFPQMDQTWATCIYCGMMTDTGGFTYNSTQPYIYYIICLLLTKNIDKDKIYRNVFNNARIPAVRFRGYLMNEKLQVIEGLHASFYTVTRKELKKYDFIKGDLEGLVNVPLTIKGHKLSISLREDTDIDNRVLVSLRSVDDFPCNKMAAEFFNGGGHRNASGGKLLCSIQEAEQIALKAILAYADMLK comes from the coding sequence ATAAACATTAATATATTGACAGATCAGGAAGCCGCTATTCTCCGAGAGACGATAGCGGCTTCTCATCGTATTGTCGTCTGTGCACATAAGTCGCCAGACGGTGATGCCGTCGGCTCTTCTTTGGGATGGGCTGGTTATCTTCGTTCTTTGGGCAAGAAAGTTGACATTTGTGTGCCGGATATGATACCGGATTCTATTTCCTGGTTGCCTGGAGCTGCCGGTATCCTGCGATATGACAGACAGCCTGAACTGGTGCAGCGAGCTTTCGATGAAGCCGACCTGGTATGCTGTGTTGACTTTAGCAGTGAGGGACGTCTTGATGAGATGGATCATGTATTGTTGGGTTGCAAGACTCTGCGTGTCATCATCGACCACCATCTGGCTCCTAATCTTGAGGCTAAGCTGCTGGTTTCGCAGCCACATGCCAGCAGTGCCAGCGACCTGGTATTCCGTGTAGTCTGGCAGTTGGGAGGTTTCCCACAGATGGATCAGACCTGGGCTACCTGCATCTATTGCGGCATGATGACCGATACGGGCGGTTTCACCTATAATTCTACCCAGCCTTATATCTATTACATCATCTGCTTGCTGCTTACCAAGAACATCGACAAGGATAAGATTTACCGCAATGTCTTCAATAATGCCCGCATTCCGGCAGTCCGGTTCCGTGGCTATCTGATGAATGAAAAGTTGCAGGTAATAGAGGGCCTTCATGCCAGTTTCTATACCGTGACCCGTAAAGAGTTGAAGAAGTATGACTTTATCAAGGGCGACCTGGAAGGACTGGTGAACGTACCTCTTACCATCAAGGGACACAAACTCTCCATTTCTCTTCGTGAAGATACAGATATAGACAATCGCGTATTGGTAAGTCTCCGTTCGGTAGACGATTTCCCATGCAATAAGATGGCAGCTGAGTTCTTCAATGGTGGCGGTCATCGCAATGCTTCTGGCGGCAAATTGCTTTGCAGCATACAGGAGGCAGAGCAGATAGCACTGAAGGCTATCCTGGCATACGCCGATATGCTGAAGTAG
- a CDS encoding DUF4827 domain-containing protein, whose translation MKKFLFAMIAFAAVLSFAACNDSETYKDMRDRELDSISSFLRKENIKVISEDEFNRRWKNNEKLTDTAKNNNEWVLFNSNGIYMQVIDQGCGDYIKKGTSVDVLVRFDEYNLSYAAEMSDKCLTLSNKVPAYSYYVDKISVTNTSGTFTGSFVDPSASLMANTYNSSNYGSVSSTVPSGWLIPFTWIKIGRPKTDDERIAHIRLLVPHSYGTTSASGSVQACVYDMTLQKGR comes from the coding sequence ATGAAGAAATTTTTGTTTGCAATGATTGCTTTTGCGGCTGTTTTATCGTTTGCCGCATGCAATGATAGTGAGACTTATAAGGACATGCGCGATAGAGAGCTCGATTCTATCAGCTCTTTCTTGCGTAAGGAAAATATTAAGGTTATCTCCGAGGATGAGTTCAACAGACGTTGGAAAAATAATGAAAAACTGACGGATACAGCAAAGAACAACAACGAATGGGTACTTTTCAACAGTAACGGTATCTACATGCAGGTGATTGACCAGGGATGTGGCGACTATATCAAGAAAGGTACATCGGTAGATGTATTGGTCCGCTTTGATGAGTATAATCTTTCGTATGCTGCTGAAATGAGCGATAAGTGTCTCACGCTTTCAAACAAAGTTCCTGCTTATTCCTATTATGTAGATAAGATAAGCGTTACCAATACTTCCGGTACATTCACCGGTTCTTTCGTTGATCCTTCAGCCAGTCTGATGGCCAATACATATAATTCATCCAATTATGGCAGTGTAAGTTCTACCGTGCCTAGCGGTTGGCTCATACCATTCACCTGGATTAAGATAGGCAGACCGAAGACTGATGATGAACGCATCGCTCATATCCGTTTGCTCGTACCTCACTCTTACGGTACCACATCGGCATCGGGCAGTGTGCAGGCATGTGTCTACGACATGACCCTGCAGAAAGGAAGATAA
- the glmM gene encoding phosphoglucosamine mutase, whose amino-acid sequence MTLIKSISGIRGTIGGPAGDTLNPLDIVKFTSAYATFIRRSGASESNTIVVGRDARISGEMVKNVVCGTLMGMGYDVLNIGLATTPTTELAVTMSGAAGGIIITASHNPRQWNALKLLNEKGEFLTAANGNEVLGIAEKEDFDYADVDHLGKYTEDNTFNKRHIDSVLALKLVDVEAIKNAHFKVCVDSINSVGGVILPELLDALGVAYTFLNGEPTGDFAHNPEPLEKNLGGIMDELKKSGYDMGIVVDPDVDRLAFICEDGKMFGEEYTLVSVADYVLGKTPGNTVSNLSSTRALRDVTEKHGGKYTAAAVGEVNVTTKMKDVNAVIGGEGNGGVIYPESHYGRDALVGIALFLSSLAHKGCKVSELRASFPNYFIAKNRIDLTPSTDVDAILVKVKEMYGKEKDVTVTDIDGVKLDFPDKWVHLRKSNTEPIIRVYSEASTMEQADELGKKLMQVVYDMQ is encoded by the coding sequence ATGACACTGATTAAGTCAATTTCTGGTATCCGCGGTACTATCGGCGGTCCAGCGGGCGATACTTTGAATCCGCTCGATATCGTTAAGTTCACTTCAGCATACGCTACCTTCATTCGCCGTAGCGGTGCTTCAGAGAGTAATACCATCGTTGTAGGCCGTGATGCGCGCATCTCTGGCGAGATGGTAAAGAATGTGGTTTGTGGAACCCTCATGGGTATGGGCTACGATGTGCTGAACATCGGTCTGGCTACTACTCCTACCACTGAACTTGCTGTTACCATGAGTGGTGCCGCCGGCGGTATCATCATCACAGCTTCTCACAACCCACGCCAGTGGAATGCCCTCAAGCTCCTCAACGAGAAGGGTGAGTTCCTCACAGCAGCTAATGGTAACGAGGTGCTGGGTATCGCAGAGAAGGAAGACTTCGACTATGCGGATGTGGATCATCTCGGAAAATATACTGAAGACAATACCTTCAACAAGCGCCATATCGACTCTGTACTTGCTTTGAAGCTCGTAGATGTCGAAGCAATCAAGAATGCCCACTTCAAGGTTTGTGTAGATTCCATCAACTCAGTTGGTGGCGTTATACTTCCAGAGTTGCTCGATGCGCTCGGTGTAGCATATACTTTTCTCAATGGTGAGCCTACAGGCGATTTCGCTCATAATCCGGAGCCATTGGAGAAGAACCTCGGTGGTATCATGGATGAGTTGAAGAAGAGTGGTTACGATATGGGTATCGTTGTAGACCCTGATGTTGACCGTTTGGCTTTCATCTGCGAAGATGGCAAGATGTTTGGCGAAGAGTATACCTTGGTAAGTGTGGCAGATTACGTGTTGGGCAAGACTCCAGGCAATACCGTCAGCAACCTTTCATCTACCCGTGCCCTCCGTGATGTTACGGAGAAGCATGGTGGCAAGTACACCGCAGCTGCTGTAGGCGAGGTGAATGTAACTACCAAGATGAAGGATGTTAACGCTGTTATCGGTGGTGAAGGCAATGGTGGAGTTATCTATCCAGAGAGCCATTACGGTCGTGATGCCCTCGTTGGTATCGCCCTCTTCCTGAGCAGTCTGGCTCACAAGGGCTGCAAGGTGAGCGAGCTCCGTGCCAGCTTCCCTAACTATTTCATCGCCAAGAACCGCATCGACCTGACTCCATCTACCGATGTAGATGCTATCCTCGTGAAGGTTAAGGAGATGTATGGTAAGGAGAAGGATGTCACCGTAACAGATATCGATGGCGTCAAGCTCGATTTCCCTGACAAGTGGGTTCATCTCCGCAAGAGTAATACCGAGCCTATCATCCGCGTATATAGCGAGGCCTCTACCATGGAGCAGGCTGATGAACTGGGCAAGAAGCTCATGCAGGTGGTTTACGATATGCAGTAA
- a CDS encoding ATP-binding cassette domain-containing protein, producing the protein MNESGEELRKPAGFKEECRQDEEGQLIISGSLGEKQKAFLLAMTDMKSILVTGHDYQHSSLLVPAGTFSQKSASGFLKATVDTSLMLLYAMRSHIVYIEQGNTLMSGTIRDNLLLANPVATDEQLTEALHVACADFVFSLPAGMDTKIGEHATRLSGDQAQRIAIARSLLREGTFCCWMKSAHRWMPKPRSFFSTASLLRIPIRLLSVLRIERRWQTDARSRYGCDDVFLWKSG; encoded by the coding sequence TTGAACGAAAGCGGGGAAGAACTGAGGAAACCTGCCGGTTTCAAGGAGGAATGCAGACAGGATGAGGAGGGACAGCTCATTATCAGTGGTAGTCTGGGAGAGAAGCAGAAGGCGTTCCTGTTGGCAATGACTGATATGAAATCGATATTGGTTACAGGTCATGATTATCAGCATTCCAGTCTTCTGGTTCCTGCTGGCACCTTCAGCCAGAAGTCGGCTTCCGGATTCCTCAAGGCAACCGTTGACACCTCGCTGATGCTCCTCTATGCCATGCGTTCGCATATCGTGTATATAGAGCAGGGTAATACGCTGATGAGCGGAACTATTCGCGATAATCTTCTTCTTGCCAATCCCGTGGCTACCGATGAGCAGCTTACCGAAGCCCTTCATGTAGCCTGTGCCGATTTCGTGTTCAGTTTGCCGGCAGGTATGGATACGAAGATAGGAGAGCATGCCACCCGTTTGAGTGGCGATCAGGCACAGCGCATTGCTATAGCCCGCAGTCTTTTGCGCGAAGGCACATTCTGTTGTTGGATGAAATCAGCTCATCGCTGGATGCCGAAACCGAGAAGCTTCTTTTCGACCGCCTCTTTACTTCGTATTCCGATAAGACTATTATCTGTGTTACGCATAGAAAGGAGGTGGCAGACAGATGCCAGGAGCAGATACGGCTGTGATGATGTGTTTTTATGGAAGTCCGGTTAA
- a CDS encoding fumarate hydratase, protein MAKTPDFKYAPMFQIGEDKTEYRLISKEGVSTAEFEGKTILKVSKEALTLLAQQGFHDVEFKLRREHNLQVAKILSDPEASENDKYVALQFLRNAETAVKGILPFCQDTGTAIIHGEKGQRVWTDFEDEEALSLGVYNTFTQDNLRYSQNAPLNMYDEVNTRCNLPAQIDIEATEGDEYRFVMVAKGGGSANKTYFYPMTKATIQNEGTLLPFLVEKMKSLGTAACPPYHIAFVIGGTSAEKNLLTVKLASIKYYDELPTTGDETGRAFRDIDLENKLLEEAHKIGLGAQFGGKYLAHDIRVIRLPRHGASCPIGMGVSCSADRNIKAKINKDGIWLEKMDENPTELIPEELRNPGEGTKGIEIDLDKGIDAVRAELSKYPVSTRVNLKGTIIVARDIAHAKLKARLDAGEEMPEYFKNHPILYAGPAKTPEGYPCGSMGPTTANRMDPYVDEFQDHGASLVMIAKGNRGDIVTEACKKHGGFYLGTIGGVAAVLSKSSIKSIECVEYPELGMEAIWKITVEDFPAFILVDDKGNDFFKQLKPWIPCKECQK, encoded by the coding sequence ATGGCAAAAACTCCAGATTTTAAGTATGCTCCAATGTTCCAGATTGGAGAGGACAAGACAGAGTATCGCCTTATCTCTAAGGAAGGCGTAAGTACAGCAGAGTTCGAGGGTAAGACTATCCTCAAGGTTTCTAAGGAAGCTCTTACTTTGCTGGCACAGCAGGGTTTCCACGACGTAGAGTTCAAGCTCCGTCGTGAGCACAACCTCCAGGTAGCTAAGATTCTCAGCGACCCAGAGGCTTCTGAGAACGACAAGTACGTAGCTCTCCAGTTCCTTCGCAATGCAGAGACTGCCGTGAAGGGCATCCTCCCATTCTGCCAGGATACAGGTACTGCTATCATCCACGGTGAGAAAGGCCAGCGCGTATGGACCGACTTCGAGGATGAAGAGGCTTTGAGCCTGGGTGTTTACAACACCTTTACACAGGACAACCTCCGTTATTCTCAGAACGCTCCTCTCAACATGTATGATGAGGTGAACACCCGTTGCAACCTTCCTGCTCAGATTGATATCGAGGCTACAGAGGGCGACGAGTACCGCTTCGTGATGGTAGCTAAGGGTGGTGGCTCTGCCAACAAGACCTACTTCTACCCAATGACCAAGGCTACTATCCAGAACGAGGGCACATTGCTCCCATTCCTCGTAGAGAAGATGAAGAGTCTGGGTACAGCAGCATGTCCTCCTTACCACATCGCCTTCGTTATCGGTGGTACTTCAGCTGAGAAGAACCTCCTCACCGTGAAGTTGGCTTCTATCAAGTACTACGATGAGTTGCCTACAACAGGTGATGAGACGGGGCGTGCTTTCCGTGACATCGACTTGGAGAACAAGCTCCTCGAAGAGGCTCACAAGATTGGCTTGGGTGCACAGTTCGGCGGTAAGTATCTCGCTCACGATATCCGCGTGATCCGTTTGCCACGTCATGGTGCAAGCTGCCCTATCGGTATGGGTGTAAGCTGCTCTGCCGACCGTAACATCAAGGCTAAGATCAACAAGGACGGTATCTGGTTGGAGAAGATGGATGAGAACCCAACAGAGTTGATTCCTGAGGAGCTCCGTAACCCAGGTGAGGGTACCAAGGGTATCGAGATTGACCTCGACAAGGGTATCGACGCAGTTCGTGCTGAGTTGAGCAAGTATCCTGTAAGCACCCGTGTTAACTTGAAGGGTACCATCATCGTGGCTCGTGACATCGCTCACGCTAAGCTCAAGGCTCGTCTGGATGCAGGCGAGGAGATGCCTGAGTACTTCAAGAACCACCCTATCCTCTATGCTGGTCCAGCCAAGACTCCAGAGGGTTATCCATGTGGCTCTATGGGACCTACCACAGCCAACCGTATGGACCCATACGTAGATGAGTTCCAGGATCATGGCGCTAGCCTTGTAATGATTGCCAAGGGTAACCGTGGCGATATTGTTACAGAGGCTTGCAAGAAGCATGGTGGTTTCTACCTCGGTACTATCGGTGGTGTAGCTGCCGTTCTCTCTAAGAGTTCTATCAAGAGCATCGAGTGCGTAGAGTACCCAGAGCTCGGTATGGAGGCTATCTGGAAGATTACCGTAGAGGACTTCCCTGCATTCATCCTCGTAGATGATAAGGGCAACGACTTCTTCAAGCAGTTGAAGCCTTGGATTCCTTGCAAGGAATGCCAGAAGTAA
- a CDS encoding DUF4954 family protein, translating into MNDYRPLTTEEIEVLKHNDCWAEDWTSVNVSEDFKPNFMHRVMLYGEINIGSFNKNVEVSQGFVKHSGINNATLRNVTIGDDCLIENVGNFINNYTIGDDCYISNISTMETTEGATYGEGNLVSVLNEVGEGNVILFSDLNSQLAAFMVKYFPDKEMKEKIRQLIKTDIDNKMPDRGQIGNNVKIINTKEITNCVINDYCEVNGASRLSDCTLLGSVHGNVYIGTGVITENSIIAEGASVINSVKIQDCFVGEACQLSNGFTASASVFFANSYMSNGEACAAFCGPFTASHHKSSLLIGGMFSFYNAGSATNFSNHAYKMGPMHWGILERGSKTASGAYLLMPATLGSFSVCFGKLMHHPNTRNLPFAYLIADGDKMFLIPGRNITTVGLYRDIKKWPKRDLRAMENRKSIVNFDWLSPYSVGEILKGKKILENLREVTGDNVSQYLYHEYIIPASSLHKGIKYYDIALRIYMGAVLKRVLKRDPAITPPATHVGVGDWDDLSGLLLPVSEEEGIVRDVKEGTIENIEQLLDRFEEINANYRDYQWAWTYQMICDYYGISDITLEDANRIHEDYIKARRSWIAEIRKDAEKEFAMGDVEEEVFRNFVDSLDQEIEYEN; encoded by the coding sequence ATGAATGATTACAGACCTTTAACCACCGAGGAAATCGAGGTGCTTAAACATAACGACTGCTGGGCCGAAGACTGGACCTCAGTCAATGTATCAGAAGATTTCAAGCCCAACTTCATGCACCGCGTGATGCTCTATGGCGAAATAAACATCGGATCCTTCAACAAGAACGTGGAGGTGAGCCAGGGCTTCGTAAAGCATTCGGGCATCAACAATGCCACCTTGCGCAATGTAACCATAGGCGACGACTGTCTGATAGAAAACGTAGGCAATTTCATCAACAACTATACCATTGGCGATGATTGCTACATCTCAAACATCTCGACCATGGAAACAACCGAGGGAGCTACTTACGGCGAAGGAAATCTTGTGAGCGTACTCAACGAGGTGGGCGAAGGCAACGTAATCCTCTTCAGCGATCTGAACAGCCAGCTGGCAGCCTTCATGGTGAAGTATTTCCCTGACAAGGAAATGAAGGAGAAAATACGCCAGCTCATCAAGACCGACATCGACAACAAGATGCCGGATCGGGGCCAGATTGGCAACAATGTGAAGATCATCAATACCAAGGAGATTACCAACTGCGTAATCAATGATTACTGCGAAGTGAACGGTGCTTCCCGTCTGAGCGACTGTACGCTATTGGGCTCTGTGCATGGCAACGTATATATCGGCACAGGCGTTATTACAGAAAACAGCATCATCGCTGAAGGCGCCAGCGTCATCAACAGCGTAAAGATACAGGATTGCTTCGTAGGCGAAGCCTGCCAGCTGTCTAACGGCTTTACCGCATCAGCCTCCGTATTCTTCGCCAACTCCTATATGAGCAATGGCGAGGCTTGTGCAGCCTTCTGCGGTCCTTTCACCGCTTCTCATCATAAGAGCAGTCTGCTTATCGGAGGCATGTTCTCTTTCTATAACGCCGGTTCTGCCACCAACTTCAGCAACCATGCCTACAAGATGGGACCTATGCACTGGGGCATTCTGGAGCGCGGTTCCAAGACAGCCAGCGGTGCTTATCTCCTGATGCCAGCCACTCTGGGTTCCTTCTCAGTATGCTTCGGCAAGCTGATGCATCACCCTAACACCCGCAACCTGCCTTTCGCCTACCTCATTGCCGATGGCGACAAGATGTTCCTCATCCCGGGCAGAAACATCACTACCGTAGGTCTGTACCGCGATATCAAGAAATGGCCTAAGCGTGACCTCCGTGCTATGGAGAACCGCAAGAGCATCGTCAACTTCGACTGGCTTTCACCTTATTCTGTTGGCGAGATTCTGAAGGGTAAGAAGATTCTTGAAAACCTGCGCGAGGTAACGGGCGATAATGTTTCGCAGTATCTCTATCACGAATATATCATACCGGCCTCATCGCTCCACAAGGGCATCAAATATTATGATATCGCCCTCCGCATCTACATGGGTGCCGTATTGAAGCGTGTACTGAAGCGCGACCCAGCCATCACCCCTCCAGCCACCCATGTCGGCGTGGGCGATTGGGATGATCTTTCGGGACTCCTACTCCCGGTTTCTGAAGAAGAAGGCATCGTTAGGGATGTGAAGGAAGGAACTATCGAGAATATAGAACAGTTGCTCGACCGATTTGAAGAAATCAATGCCAACTATCGCGACTACCAGTGGGCATGGACCTACCAGATGATCTGCGATTACTACGGCATCAGTGACATCACACTCGAAGATGCCAACCGCATACACGAAGATTATATCAAGGCACGCCGCTCATGGATAGCAGAAATCCGAAAGGATGCTGAGAAAGAATTTGCCATGGGCGATGTGGAGGAAGAGGTTTTCCGCAACTTCGTCGACAGCCTCGACCAGGAAATAGAATACGAGAATTAA